The genome window CACGCACCAATCCTAAGGGGTCTGCAAAACACAGGCGACGTGAGATGCTCCAAGAGCtaagggctgcaggcagccactCCTGTTGTCACTAACTTGCAGGCCTGGTGGCCTTTTTGGCCTCAATCCCATTCAGATCGTTTACTTCTCAACCCCTTTCAACAACACTTATGCCCACTGCTGCCCTTCCAGCCCTCCTGCCCTCTGCCACTGCCCTGCCTGCGTTACCTGTGTAGGACAGTCCCCAGCTGTCCTCATCCTTGCCCAGCAGGCTGCAGAAGGTGTGGCGGTACTTATCCAGATTCACATCCGACGTCCCAATTCCCACCATCTGGGAGGCAAGGCCAGAAAGAAGAACACAAGCTTAGTGTCTTTTCGAGCAAGAAAACACAACCGAGACTCCACCTCCAGCTCTCCCCTCTGTTTCCTGGCACAGTCTAAAACACCCAGAGGTTTTGGTGAAGCCACGTCAGAGGTATCAGGATGGACATGAAGGCTCCCAGCTCCAGTTTCCTTACCTAAGTGAGGTGGCCCAGCCGAACTGCTGGAGAAGGTTGCTGTCCTGTTCAAAGAATACTGGACAGTTCGTGTACCCATAAGCAACTCTGCCCCACGTACCATGTCTGTGCCATAGATCAGAGAAGTCATCTTGATCTCCCAGAAGTGCTGCCCATCTGCCAGCTCTTTTTTCCGCTGGATGGCAGCAGTACCACAGCTGTACTCCATGTGGAAGTTCACCTTGCGGTTGTCGCAGGTCAGCAGGGTGGCCATTGACTTATTTTGACTGGTTGTCCCACACCCAGACAAAATCTCTTCAGGAAGCACAGAGGGGACAAGGATGGGCAAAGGCCCTCAGGGACAATCCCTAAGGCAAAGCACAAGCGGACATTTGTTTTGAAGGCCTGTCagggtttttatttcatttttttttaccatgtaAGAGGGTAAATCCTAAGCTGTGCACACTGGAGAGTTTTTTGAGGCCTGAACTATCCTGCCGTGTCCCACCGGGGATGGTTCAGTGCTCTGAACCCAAAGCTGTCAGCATTAACATGTTCCCATTTTGGCTAACAAAAGCCAGAGAGATGCTGTGGTAATGTCGATCCTTGGAGATGTCCAAAACTCCACaggacaaggccctgagcacTCTGATCTAACTTTGAAGCTAGCCATTCTTTGAGCAGGGTTAGGACTAATGACCTTCCGAGGTCCCTTAGGACAAGGAATCCCTAGAGTACAACTCGATTCTTGCTCACCTGGCCTGCATCCAGCCTTTTGGCCAAAGGGGCTTCACCTCTCCATCTAGGAAGGTCTTCACATAATCCTCTAGGGACTGAGCCTTATTCTTGTCAAGGTCATAACCATCCAACTTAATCTTCACCAAGTGGCAAAGCAGCTCCCTGAAGAACAGGAAGATTTCAAATACAGTTACGTGAATCAACTTTCCCCAGTTGGAGGTCATCCTGTTTATCCAGGGCTGGAGAAATACGCCAAGACACGCCTGGCTCTGTGTAGCACCTCGCTAATAAAACCGACCCTGCACTGCCTCCacaggaaagaggaagggaaaggcacGTTCCTCGCTCTGCGTGTGCACGCACATCAACGCGCCAGGGGAGAAAAGCCTTGTTACCCCTTCCCATTTTAATCTCCTGAAACAGCAGAGGTAGTAAACCAGCGCCAGAATTACAGGCGTCATTAACAACCACAGAACTGAACCTCTCGGCAGACCTTCGTGCTGAGAGGCAATGAGAAGGCAGGAAGTGAAGCTTGCTTTGTTCTAAATGAATCAGCCATCCTCGGAGCAGCACCCCAATTTGGTACAGAATAAGATCAAGAAGACAGCGTGATTGATTCTCATTTTATCTTTCGTCACTCTCCCCTTCACCCAGCACTCTGTTCTTTGTCAGACACCTGGATGCCAGGGGCGCCCATCCCCAATTAGCTTTAACTGCTTTCACAACCAGCATCTGGTCTTGGTGAGAGTCTAGTCTGCAGGATTTCAGCAATTCAGCcaagttccttcttttcccaaAGATCTGTCCCTCTCTTTTGGCCTCAGCACAGAGGCTTCTTAGCACTTCTCTCAGAGTTGGCCGGTGCCTGAAACCAGCTTAATTTTGCAACGCATTTAAGGGTGAGATTTAATAAATGCAATAGTGGCTCCATAAACACCACAGTCTGCCACAAACCTCCAAGCTGACTGTTACTACAGATGTTCAGCGCTGCTCTGAAAACAAGATACAAATACCAAAATGCTTCACTTCCAACTGCATAGAATAAGAGAAGTCACGGGATCACTTAGTATCTAAATTACGCAAACCTGATTTCATCATTCCATTGAAATTTCTTTCGCGGTCCCATGACACgcttccctcccttttcttcatCCTCATCATCATCAGAACAAACTCGATCTCGCTGCTCTttgtccttttcctcttccagcaTCCTAAAACAGAGACAGAGATAACGTGAAAGTCATTGTCCTGGAGATTCAAGAACAGGATTAAGTATCTCTGAACAACACTGTTCAGAGGTTTCAATAGTCAGGGATAACACACGCACGAGAAGAGGGCCTTAGGCTGCAAGCTGAGCAAAGTGCTCAAGGTTAAGAAAGCTCCCAGTACTGTGTGATAGAGACCACGGGACTAATCCAGCCTTACTCTTCTGAGACTGCCACGTTCCTAAAGACATGCCCGCACAGACGTGAAACACTTCAGCCAAGTTCTGGTCCCGTTGATGCTGCTGTAGTTGGCATTGCCATAGGTAGCACAAAGAACGCACGCAGCTTAATTAGGCCAATTGATGCCCGTCAGCAATTTTTaactacagaacaaaaataggTGGCAAACTTCATGAAAGCAGCCTACAGGTCACAGGGAGCCTGCTGACAAGAGCTACAGATGCATAACAAGCAAACAAGGAGCTTACTTGGCAAACTTGGCCTGAGTGTGGGCTTGGCATTCCTCCTGGTACTTGGCCATCTGCTCTGGCATGGCCCTTCCAATGGCTTCCTTTAGCTTCTGTAGAGGTTCCTTCAAGCGGCCACCCTAGAGCAGTCACAGAACAGAATGAAGTTCCGCGTGGGGTGTTCCAGCCAAGACACCCAAATCTGGCAGGTCGAGACCCGGCCAGTTCTGAATCCACGCCACCAGATGTGCTGCCTGAACCGTGCTCAGTGGAGGACAGCACCACGTTAGCAGACAACAACTGTGCTCTGGAGATCAGGGGTAACGTGCACACGAGACAGGGCTGTGCTGCCAAATTCACTCACCTGCTCGTAGAGATAAAGCTTACGGGCACGCTTGACCAGAGTGTCCTTACTGCATGGGAAGAAAGCAGCCAGGTGGGCGTACACCCCTGACCGGATCTGGCTGTTCAGCTCCCGAGTCTGCAGCTCTATGCTGAAGAACAAGACAAACACAGCACTGACCAGGGACCTGGCAGGGGTTCTCTAAGCAACATAAATGCAACTCTTATGCAACTTGGGGagctggaggcagggagagagggacaAAGTACAAGCCAAACGACATGACGGTTCTTTAGATTTTAGAATCAACACACTCAAGCCCTCTATCCCAAACTATGCCTTTTAATCTAGTTTCAGAGTAtctggaaaaagaacaaaaggatgTCAGCGGCCTCATTTATTCTGCAGTTCTTCCTCGCAGCTGAAGTGCAGGGGGCTGGCAGGCCTTCTGGGAGGGATGGCAGTTGCTTGAAATCCTGCTCCAAGCCCATCCCAATAGGATCACTCCCATCCTCCACATCAGGAAAGGGACTCCCTTCTGGGGATTCACTGTGGAGACGCTCCAGGTCTAGGTCAGTTAACAAGTCCATAGCCGTCGCTGCCTGAAGCAGGTCGTTATCACTGGCATGGCCGAAGAGTGAGAGCAAAGGGTCAGGCATCGCCTCCACCTCCCTTGGGGCTGGAGGTTCTGCCAGCGAAGGAGTCGCCACTTTCTgctctttatcttttttcttctgagcatccttctccttctgaaacttcttcagcatttccttGACACTAACAGGGCCGgagtatttcttcttctccttaCTTGCATCTAACACTGTAAAGCTGTAAACAAAgtgtggaggagggaagggaactGAATACAAGATGAAGGGGAAGAGACGAGGATACATTCATCCCAGTTCACTTCAGCCATATGCTCCAATCCCCTGGAAAAGCTTAGCCCCTTAACCAATTAcaccagaaaaaatattctatggCCTCTCAAGGTCCTGCTGCTTATTCAGcttggaggaggctgaggggtgacctcatcgCAGTCTACACCTTCCTTAAACGGGGGCAGTGGAGGGGGAAGTGCTGATGTCCTCTCCCTGGTGACCAGCGATAGGACACaaagaaatggaatgaagctccatcaggggaagttcagactggatTTTAGGAAAGGGTTCTTcaccaagagggtggtcagtcactggaacaggctccccagggaagtggtcatggcaccaagcctgtcagagttcaaggagcgtCTGGACActgctcttagtcatatggttcAGTTTTCGGTTGCCCTGCAaggactcgatgatccttatgggtcccttccaacttgagatactctatgattctatgatcctaaAGTCATACCTGAGAGTTAAGGATAAGACTGAAGTCCTGACACTTCACCTGGAACCAGATGCCCTAAATGACATAAGGCATTTTCATTCAGttatctctctctttttctaatAACTTATCTATCACGTGTTCACTTACCCAACTTTAAATTTTAAGtttcagttccttttctgtaatcctCTACGCTTTCTGAATCCATTTGTCCCACGACTTCTATGTCAGATTCAGTAAGTGTTGCCCATGAAACGACAGGTGGGGAATGACAGGAAAGTTGGATGATGTTTAATGGAACTACCCTAAATCAGATTCtactggagcagaggaaaatataACCATCTATTGGAAATCAGGGAGACTTGAGGATACACAACACAGCTGTTCTGCACACTTCTCTGCCTCTCAACTCAACTTCACAATTAAGCCATGGCTTCCATTTTTAAGGTCTAGAGTGTAGCTGCCCTCCACAGAGCAACTGTCTCTCCACCCATGGCCCCCTACTCTAAAGATCCCAAGGTAAAGCTCTTCACAGCTGTGCAACCTGAAAccgaggggaaggagaaagactCATGCAACAGGTTCAGCACCTGTGCAACTGCTCACATCAAGGGCAGGGCTGCCACAGTGCAAGTCTCGCATTGATGTACAAGTCCTTCCTCACTGTAGAGAGATGATGGAGCTTAAACCATCTCCACTAAGTTATGCTCTTATTTAGCTACACGCATTATTCCAGCAAGGAAGATTGGGAAATGCACAAACAACTAGTGCAGAGGAACTGAAGCAAGAGAGAGTTAGCATGACAGCAGCTTGACGCTTTTTGCCTACTAAAGCCAGGACAGCAAataccttttccttctgttcaggCTCTCCAGTATCTGCTCCCACCATTAGCGCCTAAACAGAGCTCCAAGAAACACCAACACTGCAGCTAGCTCTGACCCTCTTTGCTGGGACACTCTTgctgtgcagctctgctccttccctgattgtcagctgccttttttctcccactttGGAAGCAACAGGGGTTCACCTGCTGGTGTTTATGCAGCATGCACTCAAGCCACCCCCCACTGCAACAGGTACTACTGCAGCATAACAAATGCCACCTGTAACCCTGAAGCAAGCTGTCAAGCAGCAAGcattccctcctcctcctcctcctctgcctcctcctccttacCCAGCTTTTGGAAACTTGGACTTTTTGGATTTCTTCTTCTTGTCATAAGaatcatctttcttcttcttcttcattttttcaccTCCATCTTTCAACTTCCGCTTCTGGAGAGGGTTAAAACCAAGTCAAAATCAAAGCAACTGCTGCTCATGGAATTGGACCTGATCCCCCAGAGCCACTTCGGGCCCTCTCCCAAGAATGTGAGAACAGCTCCTTCCCCACTGGACACATTAACCCAAACCCCAGACATCTATCACCATGGTTCTGGTACACACTGTCTTCAACACTTCACAGCACACCTAGCTTTTGCACCAGAGACAATCCCATCAATAAAGGCAAAGGGATGCCAGGTGCTCCTGCTGTTTCCCCTCATAGCCACAGTGCTGTCTCGAACTGACACCAAAGAGAAGCACTAGTTTCTCCATCCCCATAATACTAAGCGACTTTTCAGAGCAACAAGGGGCTGCTGTCACCTCTACTCTAGGAACCAGGCAACCCCACCAGAGTCTCATCCGTGGCAGACATGTTTCATTTTACTATCAAATATGCAGACAGAATGGGATTTCAAGTGCTCATCCCTATTCTCTCCACATCAATTCACAAATCTCACTCTACTTGGAATGTCAACACACTTCCATGCAGTAAACCCTCCAAACTCTAACAGAAGAAGTAATTCAGAAAGCTGGCTTGCTGACCTTGGGAcacttcttcttttcctctttaacATAGTCATCTTCAGATTCAGATGCTGAACGAAATTCCAGTGTTCCTGAGTTGATGTAAAACCCTCCATACTTTGTAGTAAGAGAAGCCGGAACAAGCTCATCGTACTGGAAATAACAGAGAACAATCTATTGGCACTGTAAGCTTTGTTACTTTATTCTGTAGCTGAGCTGCCTGGAGAATGGCGTGGGATTTGTGCTCCCCCAAGAACAGACAGGGCTATGGACATGCCTGCTAACCAGCATTCTCCTGCCACGTGGTTGCCCCAGGATCTCTCattccccagccctggcacacTCCTGGCTTGCACCCAGTTTGGGTTCTCCCCAGGTGCCAGCTCAGACCCCCCCACGCAGCTGCCTTTAACCACCCTCACACCTGCCCCAGTACTCACTGCCTCAGAATTATCAATGAAGGAGTCAGATTCGTCGTATCCATACCCCACATCAATCAAGTCCTGAATACGGTCCTTTCTATGTCTCTTGCCACCCTAAACAATAAGAGATTGACAGTGTCTTCATCCTTCTTTTCCAGTTACCACAGGGATAGCCCTGATACAGGACACTGACATTGGCTCCAGTACAGAAAAGTGAATGAGACCTTTTTTGCTCCTAGCAGCAGCAGAACCCAACCAGTGTTAACTGGTTGAGAGCTGAACAGCATTGCCAATTCTAAGGGATAACATAATATAAGGAAGataaacaaacatgtttttcttcaaacttcCTAGCAAGAGCCTCCtcttcatgcttttctttttcatcatcaTTAAAAGGATCAGCACGGTCTGTCTTCTTTACAAATAAGCgagaaaaaaacatcagaatCAATCCTGTCACACTGCCACCAATAACCCATGCATTAAATGCATCACAACAAGAACATCCAGGCAGAAGCTCAAACAAATCAACCTTCAGTACAGTATTCTGAGAATGTCTCCAGCTTTTGGGTGCTCTCTCAGTTAGTTCCGTACGTGTCTCTGCTTCTCCTGacttgcaaaaaaaccaaccaaccaaagaaGCATGAAGCATCAACTGACTGCTAAACAGTTCTGAAGAGCAACAGTAAAAATTAGTAGAATCCAATCAACTTTCTTTTCATAGAAAAACACCCATAAGACAAAGATCAGATGCTACAGAAGTTTGCACGCCATTGTGTCCTGAGAAACGGCTTTCAACAGGCAAACAGAACTATCAGGCAATGCCTCAAAGCACCACGTCCACCACACAGAAACAGATGCCAACCACTAAGGTGGAAATGTTCACGTGCAATAGGGCAGAGTCCCAAAAAACACACAGCCACCTATCGTAGAAGCATCTCTCCTTTTGATGCTCTTTGGAAAAGAGCTCCTCATAGCTCCTAGCAAGCCACGTACCAAAAATCACTTCAGGTCAAGCAATTCCAAACAACGCAAGCATTACCTCCCACACTCTGCCACCAACACATCACCTTTCTGACGTGAGATTCCAGCCAAGGCAAGGGACTGCAACAGCGTGGCCTGACAACAAGAACCCCTGCCTGGAAGCCAGTTCTTCTGCCTGCAGGATGCCTGACCGCTCTCCTTCCACCTCTTAGCACCTCACAGCTAACACACAACCAACTCTCAAAACACCACTAAAACAGCAATACTGAAAAAGCCTTTGAAATCTCCAGATACAACACAGGTTCCCCACAGGCCACGAGGACACTTACCTTGTCTCCTGAAGAACCACCTTTTACCTTCTCGCAACTCTTCAGAAGATCTGGGTAAAAAAATTCTGGACAACGTTTGTGGTCCGGCTCGAAGAGAGTAAGTGCAATTCGAACAGTTTTTGCAGCTGGTTCAGGGTTCTGGCACTGCTCTCCATTGCCTTTCCCAGAGTTCACAAAGCTGCTGCTCGGTGGACCGTGAAGAGTGGTCAACGAAACCCTGCGTGGCTGTGTCATGGCTATGGCCAAGTCTTACCAGTCTGCCCCAGCTGCACAGATACAGATTTCACTGTCTGGTTAAGGATAAGTCGGGACGTTGGCAGTGGAACAAGTCATTTAATTCCAAAGTTTTCTCAGGAAATGACAAATGCCCACGCTGCTAGCCCTTGCTGCAAtcattaaagagaaagaaaggaaggaagaagtcaGTCTTCGAACCAGAATTCCCTCCGACGTTGACAGCCCCCCACGCTGTCACTTCTGTCCATCCCCAGCTCTCCATCTCCACACCGCACCACTCCATTTCGAAAGGCTGAAGGAAACACGGCTCTCGAGGAAACCAAACGACCCCACCACGCTTGCTGGGACAcggcccggcagccccgggcagaAAGGCCGGCCTGGGGCTGCACCGCCCCGGCCCAGAGCTCCGCTCCGGCCGCCACCTCTCCCGCTGCGCCGAGACCCGGACACCCCCGTCCCGGCCCCGGGCCGCGCACCGGCCGCTGCCCTCCGATCCGCCCCGAGCAGCCCCCGGCTCCACCGCCCTGCGGTCGCCTCCGGTAGAGCCCCGTCCCCtctccccgccgggccgggaAGCACGGAGAGCTCGGGTTAGACCCCGGGTTAGACCCCCACCTCACACCCGAAACACCGTTAAAACAACGGGTCCCGCAACGGCCTCGCAGGCCGGCAACGGCCCCGGGGGAGAGcgaccccggccccggcggggggcTGAGGGGAACCGGGGCCCTGGTGCCGAGGGGGGAAGCGCGGGACGCCGCCGGCCAGGCGTCGCGGGAAAGAGtaatttggcagaaaataaaccctcCTGTGTTCCAGCTTGTCCTCCGatatcagaggggctgggggcggctagGTTTGGATTCGGAGCGATGTCCCATTTGGCACTATTAGTCCGGTCGCGTTCAACTTACTGAACTCTCGCAGTTACGGATGCACTAAGAGTGCACCGCGCTTTCAGCTTAGTTGTGCTCCATGGACTCACACGGCCGGACTTAGAGAGTTTGGCGGGGCCCAGCAAGAAACCTTTACGGCTAGCTTAACGAATAGTGCGGTTTATTAGAGCaacagaaatacagtttcttATGGATTGCcggtgataaatacactgtctgcgAAAGCATGTGTAAACATTGACATTATGAATAATACAGCACgtgaaataagaaaagcaacTCTATATAGAGAGATTTCTAAGTTTTCTGCTTAAGCACTCGATATAGTCTAAATCTTACCCAAAGGCGTCCctgagggtgggggggggtgtgtgtaaGGCTCAGCCCGTCAGCTGATCCCAGGAGTCAGAGGTAGTCCGTGATGGTATCTTCCCTGACTTGTTTCCAATAATGCCTTCCCTAACATCCCCCCCTTTCTTAGGCCATTTTTATACAAGTCTTCCAAGGTagagcttgagtgactctagtcatacatacctttattaTGATTGGTATAAAATTCTCTCACTTCGCTTTTAAAGGTATAGATTAACAAAATTTCAGAGCACAGGCTCGGCGAGCAGTGGTCGCACTCTGGAGAGGGGTAGTCGTTGGAATGGAGGTGTGGTCTGGTATTATTATGACATCATGAGCAAACACAAAGGACAGCATTTTGTCAAAATATGACAAACTATTGGCCCAGGCTGGCAAATATGCAGCTTATCAGTACCACGGTACCATGAAGTTCCCATCTCTGCAGCGATTCACAGAGCCTGGCCACGGATCTTCACAGGCCTGTTTTACAGGCAACcttgttgtcctggtttcagctgggatagagttaactgtcttcctagtagctggtgcagtgctatgttttgagttcagtatgtgaagaatgctgataacactgatgttttcagttgttgctcagtagtgtttagactatagtcaaggatttttcagcttctcatgcccagccagggcacctgacccaaactggccaacggtgtattccataccatgtgacatcccatctagtttaggaactgggaagggggggggcagggattggccgctcggggactggctgtgtgtcagtcagcgggtggtgagcaattgccctgcgcatcatttgtacattccaatccttttattactactgctgtcattttattagtgttatcattattagtttcttcttttctgttctattaaaccgttcttatctcaacccaggagttttacttcttttcctgattttctcccccatcccactgggtggggggggagcgagcgagcggctgcgtggtgcttagttgctggctggggttaaaccacgacagttgtCTAGGGAACCGCTGCGGAATGGATTCCTTTCACACCCGTTTCGTTCCACCGTGAAAGCTTCTTCGACGTTACACCTTTCCTTAACGTGTGAACAATGCCGTACCCTTAATACAGGTTTAATCTCTAAACCACCTCGGTGATTATTCCACGCCAGGGAACGGTCTCCCCGCACTCACCGCCGCCGGGCTGCAGGGGGCGCTGCTCTCGCGCTGAAGCCGGGCACAGCGCGGCGCGAACATTCGCCGCCGGTCGAACCCACGTGACGACGGCGGCCGTGAGGCGGCCGTGAGGCGGCCGTGAGGCGGCCGTGAGGCGGCCGTGAGGCGGCCGTGAGGCGGCCAAGCCGCTTTGCCAACA of Buteo buteo chromosome 29, bButBut1.hap1.1, whole genome shotgun sequence contains these proteins:
- the LOC142045576 gene encoding LOW QUALITY PROTEIN: ubinuclein-1-like (The sequence of the model RefSeq protein was modified relative to this genomic sequence to represent the inferred CDS: substituted 2 bases at 2 genomic stop codons) — translated: MTQPRRVSLTTLHGPPSSSFVNSGKGNGEQCQNPEPAAKTVRIALTLFEPDHKRCPEFFYPDLLKSCEKVKGGSSGDKKTDRADPFNDDEKEKHEEEALARKFEEKHGGKRHRKDRIQDLIDVGYGYDESDSFIDNSEAYDELVPASLTTKYGGFYINSGTLEFRSASESEDDYVKEEKKKCPKKRKLKDGGEKMKKKKKDDSYDKKKKSKKSKFPKAGFTVLDASKEKKKYSGPVSVKEMLKKFQKEKDAQKKKDKEQKVATPSLAEPPAPREVEAMPDPLLSLFGHASDNDLLQAATAMDLLTDLDLERLHSESPEGSPFPDVEDGSDPIGMGLEQDFKQLPSLPEGLPAPCTSAARKNCRINEAADILLFFFQILXNXIKSIELQTRELNSQIRSGVYAHLAAFFPCSKDTLVKRARKLYLYEQGGRLKEPLQKLKEAIGRAMPEQMAKYQEECQAHTQAKFAKELLCHLVKIKLDGYDLDKNKAQSLEDYVKTFLDGEVKPLWPKGWMQAR